In the Geobacter sp. FeAm09 genome, one interval contains:
- a CDS encoding phospholipase A, translating to MARDLLTIFIVLSSLFVTDDMTCAETVSALDQRIYQEKRSNESMFSIQPYKTNYILPATYNTLPNNGLYSSSSNGNENIQKQEVKFQLSLKAPLLDNIFINNGTLFVAYTQLAFWQAYNSSISSPFREINFEPEIFMCFKTDYKLLGLTGKQVGIGFDHQSNGMSKPLSRSWNRVVANFVFESRDTYIALRPWFRIPEKAKDDDNPSIEKYYGYGELNVLQKLNKHTLTFMLRNNLRPSGNKGAVQFDWSFPLHKKFKGYVQYFIGYGESLVDYNHLNNRIGIGVMLTDWL from the coding sequence ATGGCACGTGACTTACTCACCATTTTTATAGTCTTATCTTCGCTGTTTGTGACAGATGACATGACCTGTGCGGAAACGGTTTCTGCTCTGGATCAACGCATTTATCAGGAGAAGCGGTCAAATGAGTCAATGTTTTCAATTCAGCCGTACAAAACCAACTACATTCTCCCAGCTACTTACAATACTCTTCCAAATAATGGCTTGTATTCAAGTTCATCAAATGGAAACGAGAATATCCAAAAACAGGAGGTTAAATTTCAATTAAGTTTAAAAGCTCCACTTTTGGATAACATATTTATTAACAACGGAACTCTTTTTGTTGCCTATACACAGCTTGCTTTCTGGCAGGCTTATAACAGCTCGATATCGTCACCTTTTCGTGAAATCAACTTCGAACCTGAAATCTTCATGTGTTTTAAAACTGACTACAAACTACTGGGGCTGACCGGAAAGCAAGTTGGCATCGGTTTTGATCATCAATCAAATGGTATGTCTAAACCGTTATCCAGAAGTTGGAATCGTGTTGTCGCAAATTTTGTTTTCGAATCGAGGGATACTTACATCGCTTTGCGCCCTTGGTTCAGAATCCCGGAAAAGGCTAAGGACGACGACAATCCATCTATAGAAAAATATTACGGCTATGGAGAATTGAATGTTCTGCAAAAGCTGAACAAACACACTCTGACCTTTATGCTTCGTAACAATTTGCGCCCATCCGGGAACAAGGGGGCGGTGCAATTCGATTGGAGCTTTCCGCTTCACAAAAAATTTAAAGGGTATGTTCAGTACTTCATTGGCTACGGCGAAAGCTTGGTGGATTACAACCATTTAAACAACCGGATTGGGATCGGCGTGATGTTGACTGACTGGTTATAA
- a CDS encoding response regulator: protein MVKILIFEKIEKFASLSLDYLKHNGFEAYCLSNYQEIAPWVRENTPNLILLDLMLPGSDGIRIYKEIRAFSSVPIIAVIARLDQINALSELELEADGYICKLFSPREIVARVKMVLLQAESQSGNDRKAHRWVVEVAHS, encoded by the coding sequence ATGGTAAAAATACTTATTTTTGAAAAGATAGAAAAATTTGCATCACTTTCACTGGATTATCTGAAACATAACGGTTTTGAAGCATATTGTCTGAGTAATTACCAGGAAATTGCCCCGTGGGTGCGGGAAAATACTCCCAACCTTATTCTTCTCGACCTTATGCTACCCGGTAGTGACGGTATCAGAATATATAAGGAGATAAGAGCCTTCTCAAGCGTGCCGATCATCGCAGTCATCGCGCGTCTCGACCAGATTAATGCTTTATCAGAGCTTGAGTTGGAGGCAGATGGCTACATCTGCAAACTGTTCAGTCCTCGTGAGATAGTGGCGCGGGTTAAGATGGTTTTGCTCCAGGCCGAAAGCCAATCAGGCAATGACAGAAAGGCTCACAGATGGGTAGTCGAGGTTGCGCATTCTTAG
- a CDS encoding TetR/AcrR family transcriptional regulator: MSTQKSRHSEASTTESLLNAAERLFAKYGYDGVGMRALADEAGVNLGATTYHYGSKEKLYIETVMRRFRPIGEERIRSLRQAEKAASGKPIPVETIVDCMLRPPFMTVLAHPYFPALLARNLFMPPPFMQEFMAKENIPFTEPFVAALARTLPNLPPQVLYMRDMFAGGILLMVSSQLSKMPMRKSPDFCELVLKDMVTFIAAGLRTESTISGSDLPPMAFSRPLCGTDD; the protein is encoded by the coding sequence ATGAGCACACAAAAGAGTAGACATAGCGAAGCATCGACCACGGAGAGTTTGCTCAACGCCGCCGAACGCCTCTTTGCCAAGTATGGATACGACGGTGTGGGAATGAGGGCTCTGGCAGATGAGGCGGGCGTTAATCTTGGTGCAACGACTTATCATTACGGTTCGAAGGAAAAGCTGTATATAGAGACAGTCATGCGCCGTTTTCGGCCGATCGGCGAGGAACGGATAAGGTCGCTTCGACAGGCCGAGAAGGCGGCAAGCGGGAAGCCTATTCCAGTAGAGACCATCGTAGATTGCATGTTGCGCCCGCCGTTCATGACGGTGTTAGCGCACCCGTATTTCCCGGCTCTGCTCGCGCGCAACCTGTTCATGCCACCGCCGTTCATGCAGGAGTTTATGGCTAAAGAAAACATACCGTTTACTGAACCGTTTGTAGCGGCGCTTGCTCGGACGCTGCCAAACTTGCCGCCACAAGTTTTGTACATGCGCGACATGTTCGCAGGCGGTATATTGCTGATGGTCTCAAGCCAGCTGAGCAAGATGCCAATGCGTAAAAGCCCCGACTTTTGTGAGCTGGTTTTAAAGGATATGGTGACGTTCATCGCAGCAGGACTCCGCACCGAGTCAACGATTTCGGGCAGTGACCTGCCTCCGATGGCCTTCTCGCGACCACTCTGCGGAACAGACGACTAA
- a CDS encoding DUF6268 family outer membrane beta-barrel protein, whose translation MKNNLTILFAAVTAWLATVVTPSVATAQTTEYGMAAQPNGVREPGMRPPLFDVTLESSYTATGKAKFRGADSSDSDAYNLSFALRTRAPLNEHWSIPLDLRSQNLYLGSLAGVPVPDNIHTLQFGTGLNYRLNDRWMFMALVSPTLYKLSDVGGNDIGISGGLMAMWNYSPSLKFTFGVMYSPDSAFFKVMPMAGLDWAINDQLDLRLMFPQPGLIYTPNDHWSFRVGADLNMATFRTSDSFGTSIGLPQYNDALGTYSDIRIGAGAGYRVSKNLSVEADAGYSVHRQINYTRIDERVKFDPAPYAGLGLRLSF comes from the coding sequence ATGAAAAACAATCTGACCATCCTCTTTGCGGCAGTTACCGCCTGGCTCGCGACCGTCGTCACGCCTTCAGTCGCGACTGCCCAAACAACGGAATACGGCATGGCAGCCCAGCCGAATGGAGTCCGAGAACCGGGCATGCGTCCGCCGTTGTTCGATGTAACACTGGAATCTTCCTACACGGCGACCGGCAAGGCGAAATTTCGCGGTGCAGATTCAAGCGACAGCGATGCTTACAACCTGAGCTTTGCTCTGCGCACTCGCGCCCCATTGAACGAGCACTGGAGCATCCCGCTGGATCTGAGATCGCAGAATCTTTACCTGGGTTCGCTGGCGGGAGTGCCTGTTCCCGACAACATCCATACGCTCCAATTTGGCACCGGCCTGAATTATCGGCTCAACGACCGGTGGATGTTCATGGCCCTGGTCAGTCCGACGCTTTACAAGCTCAGCGATGTCGGCGGCAATGACATTGGGATCTCCGGCGGCCTCATGGCGATGTGGAATTACAGTCCGTCGCTGAAATTCACGTTCGGCGTCATGTATTCGCCGGACAGCGCCTTCTTCAAGGTGATGCCGATGGCTGGCCTCGATTGGGCCATCAACGACCAATTGGACCTGCGCCTGATGTTTCCCCAGCCGGGCCTGATCTATACGCCCAACGACCACTGGAGCTTTCGCGTCGGCGCGGACTTGAACATGGCTACGTTCCGCACCAGCGATTCGTTCGGCACGTCTATCGGTCTACCCCAATACAATGACGCGCTCGGCACCTACAGCGACATCCGCATTGGCGCAGGAGCCGGCTATCGTGTCAGCAAGAACCTGAGCGTGGAAGCGGACGCCGGTTACTCGGTGCACCGCCAGATAAATTACACACGGATCGACGAGCGCGTGAAGTTTGATCCCGCTCCCTATGCGGGCCTTGGACTACGCCTGAGCTTCTGA
- a CDS encoding sigma 54-interacting transcriptional regulator translates to MFLDEISELPLQSQVRLLRVLQSRMISRVGGEKAIPVDVRIIAATNRDLKQLVSDGRFREDLWFRLNIFPITIPPLRQRKEDIPALLHHFVKQKSRELGSPEPLIIAPGVYDLLMNHTWPGNVRELENLVERALITHQGGQLRFGCLLLEHGCLQSTAPVAPPESPSRFLNLNEAMLRHITDALKLPTVKFMAPLVRRSCSASTPVRCGDG, encoded by the coding sequence TTGTTTCTGGATGAAATCAGCGAACTGCCGCTACAAAGTCAGGTACGATTGCTGCGGGTGCTACAGAGCCGTATGATCAGCCGGGTGGGGGGCGAGAAAGCAATACCGGTGGATGTGCGGATCATTGCCGCTACCAACCGGGATTTGAAACAGCTGGTTTCAGACGGCCGTTTTCGGGAAGACCTCTGGTTCCGCTTGAACATCTTTCCCATCACTATTCCGCCGCTTCGACAGCGGAAAGAAGATATTCCGGCCTTGCTTCATCATTTTGTGAAACAAAAGAGCAGGGAATTAGGTAGTCCTGAACCTCTAATCATCGCTCCCGGTGTGTATGACCTACTGATGAATCATACGTGGCCGGGCAATGTCCGCGAGCTGGAAAACCTGGTGGAAAGGGCGCTGATCACCCATCAAGGCGGGCAACTGCGATTCGGTTGCCTACTTTTGGAACATGGGTGTCTGCAAAGTACAGCACCTGTCGCTCCGCCAGAATCACCAAGCCGTTTCTTGAATCTTAACGAGGCGATGCTGAGACATATTACCGATGCATTAAAATTGCCAACGGTAAAATTTATGGCCCCGCTGGTGCGGCGGAGTTGCTCGGCCTCAACCCCAGTACGTTGCGGGGACGGATGA
- a CDS encoding twin-arginine translocase TatA/TatE family subunit has translation MFGFGVPELLIISVIMIMIFGVGKLPEVGSSFGKAINNFKKAIADKDQVEINPKNEA, from the coding sequence ATGTTTGGCTTTGGCGTCCCGGAACTCCTCATAATTAGCGTTATCATGATAATGATATTCGGCGTTGGCAAACTACCTGAGGTCGGCAGTTCATTCGGCAAGGCGATCAATAATTTCAAAAAGGCCATCGCGGACAAAGACCAGGTCGAGATAAACCCCAAAAATGAAGCCTAA
- a CDS encoding glycosyltransferase family 2 protein: MDVCNEGLKTELTVVVPAHDEVRGILVFLDQLHAVLSECCTDFEVIVVDDGSRDGTWQLLCDAATHSLWLRGLRFTRNFGKEAAILGGLRHSRGQAVIVMDADGQHPPELVPVLLEQWRSGSAQIVAAQKKSGAITLTSRINTYLFNKTMHLFTGLDLKNATDYRLLDRTVVDTLLAFPENVRFFRGMTVWTGFTTKQVEFEVANRIAGSSRWSTGQLTRLAITAITAYSAKPLGIVFWLGIAGMVIALLLIVQALYSRLTGIAVSGWTSLTIVILVFGSANLLGIGVLGAYLAQIFDEIKGRPEYILKDTTFV; encoded by the coding sequence ATGGATGTTTGTAATGAAGGGCTGAAAACTGAGTTGACGGTTGTCGTGCCTGCACACGACGAGGTGCGTGGGATCTTGGTGTTTTTGGATCAGCTCCATGCCGTGTTATCGGAATGCTGTACTGATTTCGAGGTTATTGTCGTTGACGACGGTAGCCGGGATGGCACATGGCAGCTGCTCTGCGATGCCGCTACCCATTCCCTGTGGCTGCGTGGTCTGCGTTTTACGCGCAATTTCGGCAAGGAAGCGGCAATTCTGGGGGGGCTACGCCACTCCCGGGGGCAGGCTGTGATTGTTATGGATGCCGACGGCCAGCATCCACCGGAGCTTGTCCCGGTGCTTCTTGAACAATGGCGTTCGGGAAGCGCACAAATCGTCGCTGCCCAGAAAAAATCCGGTGCCATTACCCTTACGTCTCGCATCAACACCTATCTGTTCAACAAGACGATGCACCTGTTTACAGGACTTGATCTGAAAAACGCCACCGACTACCGGCTCTTGGACCGAACCGTTGTGGATACTCTTTTGGCTTTTCCGGAAAACGTCCGCTTCTTTCGGGGGATGACGGTGTGGACCGGCTTCACCACCAAGCAGGTGGAGTTCGAGGTGGCGAACCGCATAGCGGGATCCAGCCGGTGGAGTACCGGGCAATTGACCCGGCTCGCCATAACCGCCATAACCGCCTATAGCGCCAAACCTCTGGGGATCGTTTTCTGGCTGGGCATCGCCGGCATGGTCATCGCGTTGCTACTGATCGTGCAGGCACTCTACTCCCGGCTGACGGGAATCGCCGTTTCCGGCTGGACGTCGCTCACCATTGTGATTCTCGTCTTCGGCTCGGCGAACCTCCTTGGCATCGGTGTGCTGGGAGCGTATCTGGCGCAGATCTTTGACGAGATCAAGGGGCGGCCGGAATATATCCTCAAAGACACAACATTCGTATGA
- a CDS encoding 6-pyruvoyl-tetrahydropterin synthase-related protein produces MALMLLFAGLTISVLGVRFLNSPNMPTGGDTASHVLYAWHYAKELLFSGNILPWMPEVFGGFPFLSYYFPLPFIIIAVLAKGLGFSVAFKWGAFAAAMLLPGLVQVLGRRWFSLPWPASIFGAVGAFAFLLHEQNSIWGGNLLSTLSGEFTYSYGVLFAVLACFAWSRASETRGGWIVAALLEAATGYCHGFPLLVVGFSTVVLLVENSNFRRTAWLLVRGHLLAFCLLGGWLWPMLEMHGYTIANDASWALSSWGDLFPLGLRPVFVAGGVCLPVCLLSERVHAAITSQQARAMRYLMAAAALACLGYLAGEQLGLANIRFFPMVWLFAAIVCGWLVGIVISVLAAGNGRGSLLSRTMLTLALCLGVLGWLAQTVRKAPDWSLWNHAGFESKPQWHNLSKIFPAMHGTLWSPRLVFEHDPTNNDLGSTRALEALPLFIGRPVLEGLYMESALLCPAVYLLQSEVSAQPSSPLVRFPSGRLDPPRAAEHMNFLHADTLLLRSEQAKNAVEASGLFEKTAESPPFAVYRLRNFTSHLAQVVTQPIRVRPQKEWLEDSFAWFRTHNRFQSYLPVYGAPAGLQAAPAATVVRTLSLERHRMHFATDSVGSPHLIKVTWHPRWRLGSAGSLYKAGPGFMLVVPREHDIILEYGHTPIGIAGMAATTLSAAFVIFWQGWGKRQQADASAPVVAGGGFHPIRQAIFWGTVIVAGFWFATQSPEQLYRRAHAKLLAKQYDAATSLFLRSFNGRRIPARKEEALFWLAKSYEQADQKNAAMKRYRQLTGVYDGQWVPENLYAYVRLGREAGQAVQVEPYARRLIDEYPDSSWAKKLIWK; encoded by the coding sequence ATGGCACTGATGCTCCTGTTTGCCGGCCTGACCATCTCGGTCCTGGGGGTGCGCTTTCTCAACTCCCCCAACATGCCGACCGGTGGCGACACCGCTTCGCACGTACTGTACGCATGGCACTATGCCAAGGAGTTGCTGTTTTCCGGTAACATCCTGCCCTGGATGCCCGAGGTATTCGGGGGCTTCCCCTTTCTCTCCTATTACTTTCCCCTGCCGTTTATCATCATTGCCGTCCTGGCAAAAGGGCTGGGGTTTTCCGTGGCCTTCAAATGGGGCGCGTTTGCGGCAGCGATGCTGCTTCCCGGTCTGGTACAAGTCCTCGGCCGCCGCTGGTTTTCCTTGCCCTGGCCTGCCTCCATCTTTGGCGCAGTGGGGGCATTCGCCTTCTTGCTGCACGAACAGAATTCCATCTGGGGCGGCAATCTCCTGTCTACGCTGAGCGGGGAATTCACCTACAGCTATGGCGTGCTCTTCGCGGTACTGGCGTGTTTCGCCTGGAGCCGTGCCTCTGAAACGAGAGGAGGATGGATTGTTGCGGCATTACTGGAGGCGGCCACGGGATACTGCCACGGCTTCCCCTTGCTCGTCGTCGGTTTTTCCACGGTAGTGTTGCTCGTCGAGAACAGCAATTTCCGGCGTACTGCCTGGTTGCTGGTACGTGGTCATCTGCTCGCATTCTGCCTGTTAGGGGGGTGGCTGTGGCCGATGCTGGAGATGCATGGCTATACTATTGCCAACGATGCCTCATGGGCACTGTCAAGCTGGGGTGACCTCTTCCCTCTGGGGCTTCGCCCCGTATTTGTGGCCGGCGGCGTGTGCCTCCCCGTCTGCCTCCTGTCCGAAAGGGTGCATGCTGCAATCACGTCCCAACAGGCCCGCGCCATGCGCTACCTCATGGCTGCTGCCGCTCTTGCCTGCCTGGGGTACCTTGCCGGGGAACAGCTCGGACTCGCCAACATCCGTTTCTTCCCCATGGTGTGGCTGTTTGCCGCAATCGTGTGCGGCTGGCTGGTCGGGATAGTCATTTCCGTCCTGGCGGCGGGGAACGGCAGAGGCTCGCTGCTGAGCCGGACCATGCTCACGCTGGCTCTCTGTCTGGGAGTGCTGGGGTGGCTGGCGCAAACGGTACGGAAAGCTCCCGACTGGTCGTTATGGAATCATGCCGGTTTTGAATCCAAGCCGCAGTGGCATAATCTCTCCAAGATCTTCCCCGCCATGCACGGGACGTTATGGAGCCCGCGCCTCGTATTCGAACACGATCCGACCAATAACGACCTGGGATCAACGAGGGCACTCGAAGCGCTTCCCCTGTTTATCGGCCGGCCGGTCCTGGAAGGGCTCTACATGGAATCGGCGCTGCTCTGCCCGGCGGTATATCTGCTGCAATCCGAAGTTTCGGCACAGCCTTCCTCGCCGCTGGTCCGCTTTCCCAGCGGAAGGCTGGACCCGCCACGTGCCGCTGAGCACATGAATTTTCTCCACGCGGATACCTTGCTGCTCCGGAGCGAGCAAGCGAAGAATGCCGTTGAGGCCAGCGGACTCTTCGAAAAGACCGCTGAATCACCTCCCTTTGCCGTGTATCGCTTGCGCAATTTCACGAGCCACCTGGCACAGGTGGTCACCCAGCCGATCAGGGTAAGGCCGCAAAAAGAGTGGCTGGAAGACTCCTTTGCCTGGTTCCGCACGCACAACCGGTTCCAGTCCTATCTCCCGGTCTATGGGGCTCCCGCCGGCCTGCAAGCGGCTCCGGCAGCCACGGTCGTGCGGACGCTGTCGCTGGAGCGCCACCGCATGCATTTTGCGACCGACAGTGTGGGCAGCCCACATCTGATCAAGGTGACCTGGCACCCGCGCTGGCGGCTGGGAAGCGCCGGAAGCCTCTATAAAGCCGGTCCCGGCTTCATGCTGGTGGTGCCCCGGGAGCATGACATCATCCTGGAGTACGGGCATACGCCGATAGGAATTGCCGGCATGGCGGCAACCACCCTGTCCGCTGCGTTCGTAATATTCTGGCAGGGCTGGGGGAAAAGGCAGCAGGCTGACGCTTCCGCACCGGTGGTGGCAGGGGGCGGTTTTCACCCAATCCGCCAGGCCATATTTTGGGGAACAGTGATCGTGGCCGGTTTCTGGTTTGCCACGCAGTCCCCAGAACAGCTTTATCGGCGTGCGCATGCAAAACTCCTCGCCAAACAGTACGATGCGGCAACTTCCCTGTTTCTGAGGTCCTTTAATGGCAGGCGCATCCCGGCCAGGAAAGAGGAAGCGCTTTTCTGGCTCGCCAAATCCTACGAGCAGGCCGACCAGAAAAACGCTGCCATGAAGCGGTACCGTCAACTTACCGGCGTCTATGACGGGCAATGGGTGCCGGAAAACCTCTATGCCTATGTCCGCCTGGGGCGGGAGGCCGGCCAGGCGGTACAGGTGGAACCTTATGCAAGACGGCTGATTGACGAATACCCGGATAGCAGCTGGGCGAAGAAGTTGATATGGAAGTAA
- a CDS encoding twin-arginine translocase TatA/TatE family subunit → MFGFGVPELLIVAAIMMLIFGVGKLPEIGSSFGKAISNFRKAAADKEQVEHKSEKDA, encoded by the coding sequence ATGTTCGGTTTCGGAGTCCCTGAGTTACTTATTGTTGCTGCTATCATGATGTTGATATTCGGCGTAGGCAAGCTGCCGGAAATAGGCAGCTCTTTCGGCAAAGCCATCAGCAATTTCAGAAAAGCAGCCGCTGATAAGGAACAGGTTGAACACAAATCCGAAAAGGATGCCTGA
- a CDS encoding Tfp pilus assembly protein FimT/FimU translates to MPEEGETGPSPLLASRGFTLLELEVVLAVIGMVMTLVIPRLPTTEGEDLKISARTLASTLRYLQDRAATTGIVYYLRLEPGTDTVKVLQAAGDGSEMEPTDPFLQQRPTKEGVVVADVVIPRLGKLNDGQVRLDIGAGGLRDFVTIHLRSAGGAFWTVMGFPSSGKVKIYEGYQEDAL, encoded by the coding sequence ATGCCTGAAGAAGGTGAAACGGGGCCGTCCCCACTACTTGCCAGTCGCGGTTTCACGCTGTTGGAGCTGGAGGTGGTGCTGGCGGTCATCGGCATGGTGATGACGCTGGTGATCCCGCGTCTGCCCACTACGGAGGGTGAGGATCTGAAGATCTCGGCGCGGACCCTGGCCTCGACGCTGCGCTATCTCCAGGACCGGGCGGCCACCACCGGGATCGTCTACTACCTGCGCCTGGAGCCGGGCACGGACACGGTCAAGGTCCTGCAGGCGGCGGGCGACGGGAGCGAAATGGAGCCGACCGACCCCTTCCTGCAACAACGCCCCACCAAGGAAGGGGTGGTGGTGGCGGACGTGGTCATCCCGCGCCTGGGCAAACTGAACGACGGCCAGGTGCGGCTCGACATCGGCGCCGGCGGCCTGCGCGATTTCGTCACCATCCACCTGCGCTCGGCGGGCGGCGCTTTCTGGACGGTCATGGGCTTCCCCTCCAGCGGCAAGGTCAAGATCTACGAAGGCTACCAGGAAGACGCGCTATGA
- the gspI gene encoding type II secretion system minor pseudopilin GspI, with translation MRGFTLLEVMVALAIMASVILTVLGAVNYHLTIITNERDSTALTLLARAKMAELLQLKSQGQTLSEKSEGTLAPTHPELSWRAEVTATDLTMLQKLVVRVWRTGDKREVALECYLTQ, from the coding sequence ATGAGAGGATTTACCCTGCTGGAGGTAATGGTGGCCCTGGCCATCATGGCCAGCGTCATCCTGACGGTGCTGGGGGCGGTCAACTACCACCTGACGATCATTACCAACGAACGGGACAGCACCGCCCTGACGCTTCTGGCGCGGGCCAAGATGGCTGAACTGCTGCAACTGAAAAGCCAGGGGCAGACGCTCTCCGAGAAGAGCGAAGGGACCCTGGCCCCCACCCACCCGGAACTCTCCTGGCGGGCCGAAGTCACGGCCACCGACCTGACCATGCTCCAGAAACTGGTGGTGCGGGTATGGCGGACCGGCGACAAACGGGAGGTGGCGCTTGAGTGCTATCTCACGCAATAA
- a CDS encoding type II secretion system protein GspJ: MSAISRNKGFTLLEVLIAVVLLGILTAALYGSYFTVLRARERSAEGMEARRELGNTLDLLRREIGSALYKSTDKKLKFVVEDRDSFGRPASNLELTTLAPPSTLSTAQKESGTIDVQYRMVEQENQRLLLTRKEQDVLLDTTTTVPAYPQMERISSFLVECSSDGGTTWVKSWDTTLNGKLPKLVRITVQVEEEGALVAFTVYTAPRVGGT; this comes from the coding sequence TTGAGTGCTATCTCACGCAATAAGGGCTTCACCCTCCTGGAAGTGCTGATCGCCGTGGTCCTGCTGGGCATCCTCACCGCCGCCCTCTACGGGAGCTACTTCACGGTGCTGCGGGCCCGGGAGCGCTCGGCGGAGGGCATGGAGGCGCGGCGGGAACTGGGGAACACCCTGGACCTCCTGCGGCGGGAGATCGGTTCCGCCCTCTACAAGAGCACGGACAAAAAACTCAAATTCGTCGTCGAAGACCGGGACAGCTTCGGCCGTCCCGCCTCCAACCTGGAACTGACCACCCTGGCGCCCCCCTCCACCCTGAGCACGGCCCAGAAGGAATCGGGCACCATCGACGTCCAGTACCGCATGGTGGAACAGGAGAACCAGCGCCTGCTCCTGACCCGCAAGGAACAGGACGTCCTGCTGGACACGACCACCACGGTGCCCGCCTACCCGCAGATGGAACGGATCAGCTCCTTCCTGGTGGAATGCAGCAGCGACGGCGGCACCACCTGGGTGAAGAGCTGGGACACGACCCTGAACGGCAAACTGCCGAAACTGGTGCGCATCACGGTCCAGGTGGAGGAAGAGGGGGCGCTGGTGGCGTTTACCGTCTATACGGCCCCCCGGGTGGGTGGCACGTGA
- the gspK gene encoding type II secretion system minor pseudopilin GspK, whose amino-acid sequence MRGEKGFALVLTLVVTALMVAAAVELIHQVYVDTSLNRSFRDGQQASILAESSAYGGMALLKQLLAKQKYTSLSDTWALPFKMDDEIGRIEITTTEESGKINLNALVQSNNTINDDTLAVLKRLGTQLDIPESVWNALADWIDTDDLPRSGGAETTYYKSLSPSYAARNGSLATVNELSLVKGFTADVVNKLKPFVTVYPGKASTLAVNVNTAPKEVLMALDSSITASVAERIMEERRLTPFKAIGELSRVDSRLAASLAKTGKVQGKVFKITAKGFVKEAARTVEAVVNMDGTTESLSWQEY is encoded by the coding sequence GTGAGAGGCGAAAAGGGCTTTGCCCTGGTCCTGACCCTGGTGGTCACCGCCCTGATGGTGGCCGCCGCCGTGGAACTGATCCACCAGGTCTACGTGGACACGTCGCTCAACCGCAGCTTCCGCGACGGCCAGCAGGCCTCGATCCTGGCGGAATCGAGCGCCTATGGCGGTATGGCCCTGCTCAAGCAGCTGCTGGCGAAGCAAAAGTACACCTCGCTGTCGGACACCTGGGCTCTGCCGTTCAAAATGGATGACGAGATCGGGCGCATCGAGATCACCACCACCGAGGAGAGCGGCAAGATCAACCTCAACGCGCTGGTCCAGTCGAACAACACGATCAACGACGATACCCTGGCGGTCCTGAAACGGCTGGGTACGCAACTGGACATCCCGGAAAGCGTATGGAACGCCCTGGCGGACTGGATCGACACCGACGACCTGCCCCGCTCGGGCGGCGCCGAGACCACCTACTACAAGAGCCTGAGCCCGTCCTACGCGGCGCGCAACGGCAGCCTGGCGACGGTGAACGAACTGTCGCTGGTCAAGGGCTTCACGGCGGACGTGGTCAACAAGCTCAAACCGTTCGTCACCGTCTACCCCGGCAAGGCCAGCACCTTAGCCGTCAATGTGAACACGGCGCCCAAAGAGGTGCTCATGGCGCTGGACAGCAGCATCACCGCGAGCGTGGCGGAGCGGATCATGGAGGAACGGCGCCTGACGCCATTCAAGGCCATCGGCGAGCTGTCCCGGGTTGACAGCCGGTTGGCCGCGTCCCTGGCCAAGACTGGAAAGGTCCAGGGCAAGGTATTCAAGATCACGGCCAAGGGTTTCGTCAAGGAGGCGGCCCGCACCGTCGAGGCCGTGGTCAATATGGACGGTACGACGGAGAGCCTCTCGTGGCAGGAATATTAG